The proteins below are encoded in one region of Ereboglobus luteus:
- a CDS encoding glycine--tRNA ligase — protein sequence MSTQSTPAEVSMETIVALCKRRGFIFQSSEIYGGLNGFFDYGPLGSEMKKNIRDCWWNDMVRRRDDIVGIESSIIMHPKVWAASGHIAGFTDPLVDCKVSKQRYRADQLFFSPVVVDGKTVGYVSALESENTAAELQAAAETLKRKKAIQGELASVQPKDLTEAQPDEIPLIPSPATGEPGSLTPPRAFNMMFETYVGALRDASAVAYLRPETAQGMFVDFKNVVDTGRVKLPFGIAQVGKSFRNEITPRNFIFRSREFEQMEMEYFIHEDADWAQCHKDWIEWCRQWLISIGLPDSHLSLYDHPKAKLSFYSKGTTDIMFKYPFGVQELWGIAARGNYDLTQHAEASGKPQEIFDEATKKKFVPHVIEPAVGTDRIFLAVLCAAYAEEQVTDEKGNTETRTVLRLSPRIAPVKVAVLPLLKNKEALVGRAQELYKKIKRKYTAFYDESGAIGRRYRRQDEIGTPWCVTIDFDTIEKDGTFTLRDRDTMQQTRITEAELFALLEEKVY from the coding sequence ATGTCAACGCAGTCCACACCCGCCGAAGTCTCCATGGAAACCATCGTCGCGCTTTGCAAGCGCCGCGGTTTCATTTTCCAATCCTCCGAAATCTACGGCGGCCTCAACGGCTTTTTTGACTACGGCCCGCTCGGCTCCGAGATGAAGAAAAACATCCGCGACTGCTGGTGGAACGACATGGTGCGCCGCCGCGACGACATCGTCGGCATCGAGTCGTCGATCATCATGCACCCGAAAGTTTGGGCGGCCTCTGGCCATATCGCAGGCTTCACCGACCCGCTCGTCGATTGCAAGGTCAGTAAACAACGCTACCGCGCCGACCAGCTCTTCTTCTCGCCCGTCGTCGTCGATGGCAAAACGGTCGGCTACGTTTCCGCGCTCGAAAGCGAAAACACCGCCGCCGAGCTTCAGGCCGCCGCTGAAACGCTCAAGCGCAAGAAGGCGATCCAGGGCGAGCTCGCGTCCGTGCAACCCAAGGACCTCACCGAGGCGCAGCCCGACGAGATTCCACTCATCCCGTCGCCCGCCACCGGCGAGCCCGGCAGCCTCACGCCGCCGCGCGCGTTCAACATGATGTTCGAAACCTACGTCGGCGCGCTCCGCGACGCGTCCGCCGTCGCCTACCTGCGCCCCGAAACCGCGCAGGGCATGTTCGTCGATTTTAAGAACGTCGTGGACACCGGCCGCGTGAAACTGCCCTTCGGCATCGCGCAAGTCGGCAAGTCGTTCCGCAACGAAATCACGCCGCGCAACTTCATCTTCCGCTCGCGCGAGTTCGAGCAGATGGAAATGGAATACTTCATCCACGAGGACGCCGACTGGGCGCAGTGCCACAAGGACTGGATCGAATGGTGCCGCCAGTGGCTCATTTCCATCGGCCTGCCCGATTCGCACCTCTCGCTCTACGACCACCCGAAGGCCAAGCTCTCGTTTTACTCGAAGGGCACGACGGACATCATGTTCAAGTATCCCTTCGGCGTGCAGGAACTCTGGGGCATCGCCGCGCGCGGCAACTACGACCTCACGCAACACGCCGAGGCCAGCGGCAAGCCGCAGGAAATTTTCGACGAGGCCACGAAGAAGAAATTCGTCCCGCATGTGATCGAGCCCGCCGTGGGCACCGACCGCATTTTCCTCGCCGTGCTCTGCGCCGCCTACGCCGAGGAGCAGGTCACCGATGAGAAGGGTAACACCGAGACTCGCACCGTGCTCCGCCTTTCGCCGCGCATCGCGCCGGTGAAGGTGGCGGTGCTCCCGCTCCTCAAAAACAAGGAGGCGCTCGTCGGCCGCGCCCAGGAACTCTACAAAAAAATTAAACGCAAATACACCGCCTTCTACGACGAGTCCGGCGCCATCGGCCGCCGCTACCGCCGCCAGGACGAAATCGGCACGCCCTGGTGCGTGACGATCGACTTCGACACAATTGAAAAGGACGGCACCTTCACCCTCCGCGACCGCGACACGATGCAGCAAACCCGTATCACCGAGGCCGAGCTCTTCGCGCTTCTCGAAGAGAAGGTGTATTGA